The Deltaproteobacteria bacterium genome includes a window with the following:
- a CDS encoding histone deacetylase: MKKTGFLFDPRYLLHDTGPFHPEVPERLQAIYRGIEEAGFLPKLLKIEARPADLRWIEAVHTVEYIRRFEEVCYAGQKTMDTPDCTMCTETFETALLAAGGVMNAADMLMKEEIDNAFCAVRPPGHHAEAGEAMGFCYFNNVAIAATYLKEQWHVGKVGIIDFDVHHGNGTQHIFEKDPTVFYYSIHQHPSFSYPGTGREFEQGSGEGEGFTKNTPVLPGHGDEEYAHYVKRDLLPAFERFRPEVILVSTGFDAHVDDDMSDVKLSTDAFTWLIETALRLAAEYAGGRLISVLEGGYSLKRLPELAANHVKALLEA, from the coding sequence ATGAAAAAAACAGGTTTCCTATTTGATCCGCGTTATCTTTTGCATGACACTGGCCCTTTCCACCCGGAAGTTCCTGAACGGCTCCAGGCCATCTACAGAGGCATAGAGGAGGCCGGGTTTCTTCCCAAACTCCTGAAAATAGAAGCCCGGCCGGCAGACCTGCGTTGGATCGAAGCGGTGCACACCGTCGAATACATCCGCCGTTTCGAAGAGGTATGCTATGCGGGCCAGAAAACCATGGACACGCCCGACTGCACCATGTGTACGGAAACGTTTGAAACCGCGTTGCTGGCGGCCGGCGGTGTCATGAATGCGGCCGACATGCTCATGAAAGAGGAGATCGACAATGCTTTCTGTGCGGTCAGGCCGCCGGGTCACCACGCCGAAGCCGGGGAGGCCATGGGGTTCTGTTATTTCAACAACGTGGCCATCGCTGCAACCTACCTGAAAGAGCAATGGCATGTCGGCAAGGTGGGGATCATCGATTTCGACGTCCACCACGGCAACGGCACGCAGCACATATTCGAAAAGGATCCGACTGTTTTTTACTACTCAATACACCAGCATCCATCCTTCTCCTATCCGGGCACGGGAAGGGAATTCGAGCAAGGCAGCGGCGAGGGGGAGGGATTTACCAAGAACACCCCGGTTCTTCCCGGCCACGGCGATGAAGAGTACGCTCATTACGTCAAAAGGGACCTTTTGCCGGCCTTTGAACGGTTTCGACCCGAGGTCATCCTGGTGTCCACCGGATTCGACGCCCATGTGGATGATGACATGTCGGATGTGAAACTGTCCACGGACGCCTTCACCTGGCTGATAGAAACCGCTCTGAGACTGGCTGCGGAATACGCCGGGGGACGGCTGATATCGGTCCTGGAAGGGGGCTACAGCCTCAAACGGCTCCCGGAACTGGCGGCCAATCATGTGAAGGCACTGTTGGAAGCATGA
- a CDS encoding CBS domain-containing protein, whose amino-acid sequence MTSEVITITGGDSIFDAREKMARHGIRHLPVIDENHTLVGIVTDRDIRSVLPYSLSKDADCAAEREKVEALKIRDIMTADPLTISPADTIQDALLMIQQKRVGAFPVVDETRKLKGIISVRDLLRAFTNVLGIGEPGTLLCILVEEKIGQMKKIVDAITEENISFGSILVARYWEEDKRAVFPYLLTNNVGRVKKKLTAMGFQLLEPMDWYLDQLPKHPHE is encoded by the coding sequence ATGACAAGTGAGGTAATAACCATAACGGGCGGCGACAGTATTTTCGATGCCCGGGAAAAAATGGCCAGACACGGGATCCGCCACCTGCCGGTTATCGATGAAAATCACACCCTCGTGGGAATCGTCACCGACCGTGACATCAGGAGTGTTCTCCCGTACAGCCTGTCCAAGGACGCCGATTGCGCCGCGGAGCGGGAGAAGGTCGAAGCGCTCAAAATCCGGGATATCATGACCGCGGATCCCCTTACCATTTCTCCTGCGGATACCATTCAGGATGCGTTGCTGATGATCCAGCAGAAGCGCGTGGGGGCTTTCCCCGTGGTGGATGAGACCCGGAAGCTGAAAGGCATCATTTCCGTCCGCGACCTGTTGAGAGCCTTTACCAACGTTCTGGGCATCGGAGAGCCCGGGACCCTGCTGTGCATCCTGGTGGAGGAGAAGATCGGACAGATGAAAAAGATCGTGGATGCCATCACCGAAGAAAACATTTCATTCGGAAGCATTCTGGTGGCCCGCTACTGGGAGGAAGACAAAAGGGCTGTTTTTCCCTATCTGCTGACGAACAATGTGGGGCGCGTCAAAAAGAAATTGACGGCAATGGGATTCCAACTGCTGGAGCCAATGGATTGGTACCTGGATCAGCTGCCCAAGCACCCGCATGAATGA
- a CDS encoding 50S ribosomal protein L11 methyltransferase, giving the protein MNDPAGNPYGDLYIYYLEGCVRAGDAFFGDQFIGNWEEGGHAFLFFSAPSEAVVDRLIDNEPQLTVLDRFHMSYDDWHGEPVTPFSVGRITVVPPWYDVSSCCRPESRTGSLPKSGQVLLDPGVVFGTGSHPTTRDCLEALDMVSRLKVPETVLDIGTGTGVLALAAVRLGSKKVLAVDLNRLAARTTRRNVVLNGMDKQVLVVQGDAENFMDFTRDLVISNIHYDVMKRLIRNPGFLSGEFFILSGLLRSQAEKIERSLGSLPVAIIKKWDTGGIWHTYLGRIQ; this is encoded by the coding sequence ATGAATGATCCGGCAGGCAATCCTTACGGGGATCTTTATATTTATTATCTCGAGGGATGCGTCAGGGCCGGTGATGCTTTCTTCGGGGATCAATTCATCGGTAACTGGGAAGAGGGCGGGCATGCATTTCTTTTTTTTTCCGCTCCTTCGGAAGCGGTTGTCGACCGGCTGATTGACAACGAACCGCAGCTCACCGTACTGGACCGATTTCACATGTCCTATGACGACTGGCACGGAGAGCCTGTCACACCGTTCAGCGTCGGGCGCATAACCGTCGTCCCGCCCTGGTACGACGTATCTTCCTGCTGCCGGCCGGAATCCCGTACCGGATCCCTCCCGAAATCCGGGCAGGTCCTTCTGGATCCGGGGGTCGTGTTCGGAACCGGCTCCCACCCCACCACCCGTGACTGCCTCGAGGCGCTCGACATGGTCAGTCGGCTGAAGGTGCCGGAAACCGTTCTCGACATAGGTACGGGAACCGGCGTGCTTGCCCTGGCGGCAGTCCGCCTGGGAAGCAAAAAAGTGCTTGCCGTGGATCTGAACCGGCTGGCTGCCCGCACCACTAGACGCAACGTCGTGTTGAACGGTATGGATAAACAGGTGTTGGTGGTGCAAGGGGATGCCGAAAATTTTATGGACTTTACGCGTGATCTTGTGATATCGAATATTCATTACGATGTCATGAAGCGCCTGATCAGAAATCCGGGGTTCCTGTCGGGCGAGTTTTTCATTCTATCCGGTCTTCTGCGCAGCCAGGCGGAAAAAATTGAACGGAGCTTGGGAAGCCTGCCTGTAGCAATTATCAAGAAATGGGACACCGGCGGAATATGGCACACCTATCTCGGCCGCATCCAATGA
- a CDS encoding MBL fold metallo-hydrolase, with protein MVITCWGSRGSIPVSGKEYIKYGGDTTCLEIRTRSNDIIIVDAGTGIRRLGNKLIDETCDTFNFLFTHAHWDHLMGLPFFKPLYEGETRIKTFRCPYSGSYAERMITRILTPPNFPVKYSDLSAEFTYEEGCPESFEIGSVQVVPIHLSHPNGGRGYKFIEDGKTFVFLTDNELGYVHPKGLTKETYAQFCADADLLIHDAEYTPEEYEQYIEWGHSSYADVLNLAIHANVKKLGLFHLNQDRSDDDMDEIVTVCRRRIADQGKTFECFAVGSDMTFEL; from the coding sequence ATGGTTATTACGTGCTGGGGTTCCAGAGGGTCGATACCTGTATCGGGAAAAGAGTACATCAAGTATGGTGGCGACACCACCTGTCTCGAGATTCGAACCCGCAGTAATGACATCATCATCGTTGATGCCGGCACCGGGATCAGGCGTTTGGGAAACAAGCTGATCGATGAAACCTGCGACACCTTCAACTTCCTTTTCACCCATGCCCATTGGGACCACCTCATGGGATTGCCCTTTTTCAAACCATTATACGAAGGGGAAACGCGCATAAAGACCTTCCGGTGCCCTTACTCGGGTTCGTATGCGGAAAGAATGATCACCAGGATTCTCACACCGCCGAATTTTCCTGTCAAATATTCCGATCTGAGCGCCGAATTTACCTACGAGGAAGGCTGTCCGGAATCCTTTGAAATCGGCTCGGTGCAAGTGGTTCCCATCCACCTGAGCCATCCGAACGGCGGACGCGGGTACAAGTTTATAGAAGACGGAAAAACGTTCGTCTTCCTGACGGACAATGAGTTGGGATATGTCCACCCCAAAGGCCTTACCAAGGAGACCTATGCGCAGTTCTGCGCTGACGCCGATCTCCTGATTCACGATGCCGAATACACCCCCGAAGAGTATGAGCAATACATCGAGTGGGGGCACTCGTCCTATGCCGATGTGCTGAATTTGGCCATCCATGCAAATGTGAAGAAGCTGGGGCTGTTTCACCTGAATCAGGACCGTTCGGATGACGACATGGACGAGATCGTTACCGTGTGCCGGCGCCGCATTGCCGATCAGGGGAAGACATTCGAGTGCTTTGCGGTGGGAAGCGACATGACTTTCGAGTTATGA
- a CDS encoding ASKHA domain-containing protein: protein MAVQKPVFRDGWVTHVELQPPSLADNTSDGGRLIEGLKGKLASRAVAIDLPLLKKLPFLLREWEYSAGCVVARDADGWLVTGLFPPGDSRPPMGLAVDLGTSRIVLRLVNLLSGESLGERSFDNPQIAIGPDILARIHYAEEPEGLSTLKRLVVDGMNLEIASLCRACGREAENIFMVSLAGNTTMTHLFMGLEPRWIIREPYIPVTNRPGMLRASELGLAVNPSGRIFIYPNIGSYFGGDLIAGILFAGMHRQKETGILVDVGTNAEVVLGNENWLIACAGAAGPALEGGVTRMGMMAGPGVIDKVRIDPEAGGFDLATIGDTPPKGICGSGLIDLAAQLFLSGMLDVRGKFDPAVCGELLQDVAGVPSLVVVPADRSATGRDLTVSQADIDSLVRSKAAMYTILETITNSVGMLPGDLSTFYVAGTFGSFIDPVSAISIGMLPDLPRQAFKVLGNSSLEGAARLLTSPDSLEEIDEIRNRITYLELNVNQEFMNRFSAAKFLPHTNPSLFPSVPVKQSGKK from the coding sequence ATGGCGGTGCAAAAACCGGTCTTTCGAGATGGTTGGGTCACACACGTCGAACTGCAGCCACCGTCGCTGGCCGACAACACATCCGATGGGGGTCGGCTGATAGAGGGGTTGAAGGGGAAGCTCGCATCGCGTGCGGTTGCGATCGACCTGCCGCTTTTAAAAAAACTGCCTTTTCTTCTGCGGGAATGGGAATACAGTGCCGGGTGTGTTGTGGCCCGAGACGCCGACGGCTGGCTGGTGACGGGACTTTTCCCGCCCGGGGATTCTCGGCCGCCGATGGGACTGGCCGTGGACCTGGGAACTTCCCGGATTGTTTTGAGACTTGTCAACCTCCTGTCTGGGGAATCGCTGGGCGAACGCTCCTTCGACAATCCTCAAATTGCCATCGGGCCGGACATTCTGGCAAGAATCCATTATGCCGAGGAACCGGAGGGGTTGTCGACGCTCAAGCGTCTCGTCGTCGACGGGATGAACCTGGAGATTGCGAGTCTTTGCAGGGCATGCGGCAGGGAAGCGGAAAATATCTTCATGGTTTCCCTGGCAGGCAACACGACCATGACCCATCTGTTCATGGGGCTGGAGCCGCGCTGGATCATCCGGGAACCCTACATTCCGGTAACCAACCGCCCGGGAATGCTGCGGGCATCGGAACTGGGACTGGCCGTCAACCCTTCCGGCAGAATATTTATCTACCCGAACATCGGCAGCTATTTCGGCGGAGACCTCATTGCGGGAATACTGTTTGCGGGCATGCACAGGCAAAAAGAAACAGGCATTCTGGTGGACGTGGGCACCAACGCGGAAGTCGTGCTGGGGAACGAGAACTGGCTGATCGCCTGTGCCGGGGCGGCCGGCCCGGCGCTGGAGGGCGGCGTGACCCGCATGGGAATGATGGCGGGGCCGGGGGTGATCGATAAAGTGAGAATAGATCCGGAAGCAGGCGGATTCGACCTTGCTACCATCGGCGACACGCCGCCCAAGGGGATCTGCGGATCCGGCCTGATCGATCTGGCAGCCCAACTGTTTCTATCCGGAATGCTGGACGTCAGGGGAAAGTTCGATCCGGCCGTCTGCGGTGAGCTGTTGCAGGATGTGGCCGGCGTGCCTTCGCTGGTGGTTGTCCCGGCCGACCGGTCGGCCACCGGCCGGGATCTCACGGTAAGCCAGGCAGACATCGACAGCCTGGTGCGTTCCAAAGCGGCCATGTACACCATCCTGGAGACGATCACGAATTCCGTCGGCATGCTGCCGGGGGACCTGTCCACCTTCTATGTGGCCGGCACTTTCGGCTCATTTATCGATCCGGTTTCAGCCATTTCCATCGGGATGCTTCCCGATCTTCCCCGGCAGGCCTTCAAGGTGCTGGGCAACAGCTCGCTTGAAGGGGCCGCCCGGCTTCTGACCAGTCCGGACAGTCTGGAGGAAATCGACGAGATACGGAACCGGATCACCTATCTTGAACTGAACGTGAACCAGGAGTTCATGAACCGGTTCAGCGCCGCCAAATTTCTGCCGCACACCAACCCGTCCCTTTTCCCGTCCGTACCCGTAAAGCAATCGGGAAAAAAATGA
- a CDS encoding DUF6178 family protein — translation MPDNKKITPAGRRAMILREKRRTLMGRSPEKAVEAILNAERPVELVHSFPEEDLYLLVNEVGHQDALPILALASARQWEYMLDMDVWKGDTVEPLATTKWFSVLMTADPDRFARWCSREKKVFTELFLQRNIDVATREEDQDPADLGKDFITIDDVFYFRVKNLPAEYAPGPGAESDTEVESEADAAYERLKEQRDTFFPELLQRIATHDVQLYRDLLLEAASVIPAETEEALYRMRNVRLAEKGFLPLEEAVGVYQPIDPQDLRGRPVKYIERGGEPLLSAPLSVGALLEKDGPFSKALAEIDRSRVAMQLQSEIAGLCNSIIVADGKTIHTREELGEIVKKACGYINVGLESLEDNHRQLIQTYPLADIFRVGFGRALALKWKADAWQRGSWYARAGLPLHFWGETLMGVVGGLLIKKPLFFDNYATGTVYREFQTCEDIRRTEEMLDRTISFDKLFSRLSLEKISGHAGSLLNYKNLLLTLWTAHSQGLKEYPAVISTVPLDVFKTFFEQLWDMTSNPPTIKPARKNDFMGWISSASGLSRDTLAQELGSAFEELFQEIEENYARVSAKNIDPRFMQLFRVAAP, via the coding sequence ATGCCCGATAACAAAAAAATCACACCCGCCGGGCGGCGTGCAATGATACTCCGGGAAAAAAGGCGAACACTGATGGGGCGTTCGCCGGAAAAGGCCGTGGAAGCGATCCTGAACGCCGAACGGCCGGTGGAGCTGGTGCATTCCTTTCCGGAGGAGGATCTCTACCTCCTGGTCAACGAAGTCGGCCACCAGGACGCGCTGCCCATCCTGGCCCTGGCGTCCGCCAGACAATGGGAATATATGCTGGACATGGACGTTTGGAAGGGCGACACGGTCGAACCGCTGGCAACCACCAAGTGGTTCAGCGTTTTGATGACCGCGGACCCCGACCGTTTTGCCCGCTGGTGTTCCCGTGAAAAAAAGGTGTTCACCGAACTTTTTCTCCAGCGCAATATCGACGTCGCCACCCGCGAGGAAGACCAGGATCCGGCCGACCTGGGCAAGGATTTCATTACCATTGACGACGTGTTTTATTTTCGGGTTAAAAACCTCCCGGCCGAATACGCCCCGGGGCCCGGGGCCGAATCCGATACCGAGGTCGAGTCCGAGGCCGATGCTGCTTACGAGCGACTCAAGGAGCAACGCGATACGTTTTTTCCGGAACTGCTTCAACGGATCGCCACGCACGACGTTCAACTGTATCGTGATCTTCTGCTGGAGGCTGCCTCGGTGATACCCGCCGAAACCGAAGAAGCGCTATACCGAATGCGCAATGTCAGATTGGCGGAAAAGGGCTTTTTACCACTGGAAGAGGCCGTCGGCGTTTACCAGCCCATCGACCCTCAGGACCTTCGCGGACGGCCGGTCAAATACATCGAGCGGGGGGGTGAGCCCTTGCTGTCCGCCCCTCTTTCCGTCGGCGCCCTTCTGGAAAAGGACGGCCCCTTTAGCAAAGCGCTGGCTGAAATCGACCGGAGCCGGGTCGCCATGCAGCTGCAGTCCGAAATTGCGGGTCTGTGCAACAGCATCATCGTTGCCGACGGAAAAACGATTCATACCCGGGAGGAACTCGGTGAGATCGTAAAAAAAGCCTGCGGATATATCAACGTCGGCCTCGAAAGCCTCGAAGACAACCACAGGCAGCTGATACAAACCTATCCGCTGGCGGATATTTTTCGTGTCGGCTTCGGACGGGCCCTGGCCCTGAAGTGGAAGGCAGATGCCTGGCAGCGGGGCAGCTGGTATGCTCGGGCAGGCCTCCCGCTGCATTTCTGGGGGGAAACGCTCATGGGGGTTGTCGGCGGGCTTTTGATTAAAAAACCGCTTTTCTTCGACAACTATGCCACCGGCACCGTTTACCGTGAGTTTCAAACCTGCGAAGACATCCGTCGTACCGAAGAAATGCTCGACAGAACCATATCTTTTGACAAGCTTTTCAGCCGGCTTTCCCTAGAAAAAATTTCCGGGCATGCCGGATCCCTTTTGAACTACAAGAACCTCCTTCTGACCCTTTGGACCGCCCACAGTCAGGGGCTGAAGGAATACCCCGCCGTCATTTCCACAGTGCCGTTGGATGTTTTCAAAACCTTTTTCGAGCAGCTGTGGGATATGACTTCCAACCCACCGACCATCAAACCCGCCCGAAAAAACGACTTCATGGGGTGGATCTCCTCTGCCAGCGGACTTTCGCGGGATACGCTGGCCCAAGAGCTGGGGAGCGCCTTCGAGGAACTCTTTCAGGAAATCGAGGAGAATTACGCCCGGGTATCGGCAAAGAACATAGACCCGCGTTTTATGCAGTTGTTCCGGGTGGCGGCGCCCTGA
- a CDS encoding AmpG family muropeptide MFS transporter produces the protein MKPSRYPSILQSALSPRMLVALLMGFSCGLPLLLTITVLQAWMKEEGVDLTLIGIMGLVGLPYTLKFLWAPLLDRFTLPLFGRRRGWLFLSQSALMLSISTLGFTNPSRAPWMVAAVAFLVTFFSASQDIVVDAYRREDLSDEELGLGSSLYVNGYRVGMLLASGGGLILADHISYAMVYQIMAACMLPGILVTLLAPEPELPEGTPQTLVEAVIAPLTEYFGRRQAVSILAFILLYKIGDTMAAAMTTPFYLDIGFTKTQIGAVVKLFGFWATIGGGILGGVLMLRTGINRCLWIFGILQALSTSGFALLAMIGNSISGLSAVIAFENLSSGMGTAAYAAYMASITNKKFTATQYALLSSLMGIPRVLAAAPTGYMAKHFGWFAFFLLCTGLAVPGLVLLGRIAPWKAGGGSSPDS, from the coding sequence ATGAAACCAAGCCGCTACCCCTCCATTCTGCAATCCGCCTTGAGCCCGCGCATGCTGGTCGCCCTGCTGATGGGGTTTTCTTGCGGGCTTCCCCTGCTTTTGACCATCACGGTCCTCCAGGCCTGGATGAAGGAGGAAGGTGTCGATCTGACGCTCATCGGTATCATGGGGCTGGTCGGTCTTCCCTACACCCTGAAGTTTCTGTGGGCTCCCCTTTTAGACCGCTTTACGCTTCCCCTTTTCGGCCGGAGAAGAGGCTGGCTCTTCCTATCCCAGTCGGCCCTCATGCTGTCCATTTCGACCTTGGGATTCACCAATCCCTCGAGGGCACCCTGGATGGTCGCGGCGGTGGCCTTTCTGGTAACCTTTTTCAGCGCCAGTCAGGACATTGTCGTCGATGCCTACAGGCGGGAGGACCTTTCCGATGAAGAGTTGGGCCTCGGCTCATCACTGTATGTCAATGGATACCGGGTGGGCATGCTGCTCGCCTCCGGCGGCGGCCTGATCCTGGCGGACCATATTTCCTACGCCATGGTATACCAAATCATGGCAGCCTGCATGCTTCCGGGAATTCTTGTCACGCTGCTGGCGCCTGAGCCGGAACTGCCTGAAGGCACCCCGCAAACCCTCGTTGAAGCCGTGATCGCCCCCTTGACCGAATACTTCGGCCGCCGGCAGGCCGTTTCGATTTTGGCCTTCATCCTTCTCTACAAAATCGGCGACACCATGGCGGCCGCCATGACCACGCCGTTTTACCTGGATATCGGTTTCACCAAGACCCAAATCGGTGCCGTGGTCAAACTGTTCGGTTTCTGGGCCACCATCGGCGGCGGCATCCTCGGTGGTGTGCTCATGCTGCGCACTGGTATCAACCGCTGCCTCTGGATATTCGGCATCCTGCAGGCGCTTTCCACATCGGGGTTCGCTCTGCTGGCGATGATCGGTAACAGCATCTCGGGGCTGTCCGCGGTGATCGCCTTTGAAAATCTCAGCTCCGGCATGGGGACGGCCGCCTACGCGGCCTACATGGCCAGCATCACCAACAAAAAATTTACCGCCACGCAGTATGCGCTTCTGAGCAGCCTCATGGGTATACCCCGCGTGCTGGCTGCGGCGCCTACCGGATACATGGCCAAACATTTCGGTTGGTTTGCTTTCTTTCTCCTATGTACCGGACTCGCCGTCCCGGGTCTTGTCCTGCTTGGCCGAATTGCACCGTGGAAGGCGGGGGGCGGCTCGTCACCCGACAGCTGA
- a CDS encoding phosphoenolpyruvate carboxykinase (GTP): MERDKRGIDIVKRVGGIRNYDDAMAFFKDRLDPEHLIRLKPITNPDILINIANAAVMCDPDAVFINTGSEEDRRFIRNMALEKGEEAPLKMKDHTIHFDLKDEQGRIIDRTYYIADPDEQISSLANRMERAQALDEIGRIMTGIMRGMTMVVGFYMRGPVGAPVSNPALEITSSAYVSHSAEILYRNAYAQFDQEVKRLGHFYTNIHSEGLNRPEDLPSARVFMDRRYRTTFSFNCTYAGNTLLLKKGNHRFSVDKAVYENRGVELSEHMFITGIDGPGGRTTWCTGAAPSGCGKTTTAMAGTHFVGDDLAQMWIAEDGGIRSVNPECGIFGIVEDVNREGDPMLMDILRNEGSEVIWSNVLIDADGVPHWVGNGEAPPDKGTNFQGDWYRGKKDAGGKEIPMSHPNSRCTVASTSLANYSEMAENPSGVETRVITYSGRDSDTMPPVWAAKNPDHGVVIGACIVSAATATEVGATGVKRAPWANAPFIPGALGDYMDAQFKFFNSPKLAPDKKPVMAGLNYFLTHEARGGESKKLLGEKKDVKVWLAWLEKKAHGDVTVIPTPIGDLPKYEDLRDLFAGIIDKEYTQELYTRQFSLYIDNIVGRIDLQTEAYSREENIPEKLFEVLEEQKSGLLALKTTYGPVVTPEQMMKG, from the coding sequence ATGGAACGCGACAAGAGGGGCATCGATATAGTAAAACGTGTCGGCGGCATCCGCAATTACGACGACGCCATGGCATTTTTTAAGGACAGGCTGGACCCGGAGCATCTCATCCGGTTGAAACCGATCACCAACCCCGACATCCTCATCAACATTGCCAACGCGGCCGTCATGTGCGATCCGGACGCCGTTTTCATCAACACCGGCTCCGAAGAAGACCGCCGATTCATACGCAACATGGCATTGGAAAAAGGCGAGGAAGCCCCCTTGAAAATGAAGGACCACACCATCCACTTCGACCTGAAGGACGAACAGGGAAGGATTATCGACAGGACGTATTACATCGCCGACCCCGACGAGCAGATCAGTTCCCTGGCTAACCGCATGGAACGTGCGCAGGCCCTGGATGAAATCGGCCGGATCATGACCGGCATCATGCGCGGCATGACAATGGTGGTGGGCTTTTACATGCGCGGCCCGGTGGGCGCGCCCGTTTCGAATCCCGCCCTCGAAATTACCAGCTCGGCCTATGTTTCCCACAGCGCGGAAATCCTGTACCGCAACGCTTACGCCCAGTTCGATCAGGAAGTGAAACGCCTGGGTCACTTCTACACCAATATTCACAGCGAAGGCCTCAATCGGCCCGAAGACCTGCCCAGCGCACGCGTCTTCATGGACCGGCGGTACAGAACCACCTTCAGCTTCAACTGCACCTATGCGGGCAATACCCTGCTCTTGAAAAAAGGAAATCACCGTTTCTCCGTAGACAAAGCCGTCTATGAAAATAGGGGCGTCGAACTCTCCGAACACATGTTCATCACGGGTATCGATGGGCCCGGCGGACGCACAACATGGTGCACCGGCGCCGCTCCAAGCGGGTGCGGCAAAACGACAACCGCCATGGCCGGCACCCATTTCGTGGGTGACGATCTTGCCCAAATGTGGATAGCCGAGGACGGCGGCATTCGCTCCGTTAATCCCGAGTGCGGCATTTTCGGCATTGTCGAAGATGTCAATCGGGAAGGCGATCCCATGTTGATGGATATCCTGCGCAACGAAGGCAGTGAAGTGATCTGGTCCAACGTACTCATCGATGCCGACGGCGTGCCCCACTGGGTGGGTAACGGCGAAGCCCCACCGGACAAGGGCACCAATTTTCAGGGAGACTGGTATCGGGGTAAAAAAGATGCCGGCGGCAAAGAAATTCCCATGTCCCATCCCAATTCCAGGTGCACGGTCGCATCCACATCCCTGGCCAACTACTCGGAGATGGCGGAAAACCCTTCGGGGGTGGAAACGCGGGTGATCACCTACAGCGGCCGGGACAGCGACACCATGCCGCCTGTGTGGGCAGCTAAAAATCCCGACCACGGCGTCGTTATCGGCGCCTGCATCGTGTCGGCGGCAACCGCGACGGAAGTGGGCGCCACGGGCGTCAAAAGAGCACCGTGGGCCAATGCACCCTTTATACCCGGCGCGCTGGGAGATTATATGGACGCCCAGTTCAAATTCTTCAACAGCCCGAAACTGGCACCGGACAAAAAGCCTGTCATGGCGGGTTTGAACTACTTCCTCACCCACGAAGCGCGTGGCGGAGAATCCAAAAAACTGCTTGGCGAAAAAAAGGACGTGAAAGTATGGCTGGCCTGGCTTGAAAAAAAGGCCCACGGCGATGTAACCGTCATACCGACACCCATCGGTGACTTGCCAAAATATGAAGACCTCAGGGATCTCTTTGCCGGCATTATCGACAAGGAATACACTCAAGAGCTTTACACGCGGCAGTTTTCACTCTACATCGACAACATCGTCGGCAGAATCGACCTTCAGACGGAAGCCTACAGCAGGGAAGAAAATATTCCGGAAAAGCTGTTCGAAGTCCTGGAGGAACAAAAAAGTGGTCTCCTGGCGCTTAAAACGACGTACGGCCCCGTCGTGACACCGGAACAAATGATGAAGGGATGA
- a CDS encoding XTP/dITP diphosphatase: METNNCIPIVIATRNRGKTAEIRDLLKDFPIQIKNLDDFGPIPEVEEDGETFDENAYKKASVTARILGLPAIADDSGLMVEALKGAPGVHSARFAGPEATDRERCQKLLEAMQDEENRNAAFACVISFAVPTGPALTYEARCEGVLTREPQGENGFGYDPIFFFPPLQKTFAQLTREEKSRVSHRGKALRELEEEFDKVMKWLEIHMPVDQKFNCME, encoded by the coding sequence ATGGAAACAAACAACTGCATACCGATCGTCATCGCTACCCGCAACCGGGGAAAGACCGCAGAAATAAGAGATCTTTTAAAGGATTTTCCCATACAGATCAAAAACCTGGATGATTTCGGCCCGATCCCTGAAGTGGAGGAAGACGGTGAGACCTTCGACGAGAATGCCTATAAAAAAGCGAGCGTTACCGCCAGAATCCTGGGGCTTCCAGCCATAGCCGACGATTCCGGCCTGATGGTCGAAGCCCTGAAAGGCGCCCCGGGCGTTCACTCGGCACGCTTTGCCGGTCCGGAGGCTACCGACCGGGAGCGCTGCCAAAAGCTGCTCGAGGCGATGCAGGACGAAGAGAACAGGAACGCCGCCTTCGCCTGCGTCATTTCCTTTGCCGTGCCCACCGGCCCGGCGTTGACCTACGAGGCCCGATGCGAAGGCGTGCTTACCCGAGAGCCGCAGGGTGAAAACGGTTTTGGCTATGACCCGATCTTTTTCTTTCCGCCGTTGCAAAAAACATTCGCTCAGCTCACCCGGGAGGAAAAAAGCCGTGTCAGCCACAGGGGCAAGGCCCTCAGGGAACTTGAGGAAGAATTCGACAAGGTGATGAAGTGGCTGGAAATCCACATGCCCGTGGATCAAAAATTCAACTGCATGGAGTGA